The following proteins are encoded in a genomic region of Dialister hominis:
- the brnQ gene encoding branched-chain amino acid transport system II carrier protein, with the protein MKKSSQESSREFISIGLMLFALFFGAGNLIFPVFLGQNAGWNTPWATIGFLITGVGLPFAAVLAICYSGAGLKELASRVHPVYGVLFSSLLYLTIGPFFAIPRTATVSFEIAAAPFLTDAQKTIGLYVFVFIFFLLSWWLAVTPSKLVPRIGKVITPMLLLFLFILIGSSILFPMGPWMEPSAAYSAPLKAFTNALVEGYNTMDCLAGLVFGVIVVESIRFFGVKTNEEVARSAMKSGLISTFFMFIIYASLVVLGADAVSVLGHMETGAPVLSGASAYYFGTSGAVLLGLIVILACLTTSIGLIASCAAYFHQLFPMLHRQTWAALFAGFSFLIALFGLSAIIKGAIPVLLFLYPLAVSLIILALLDKRFDGSQKVYALATAFTFVPALYDGLKMLKLTTPAMDQFMHSLPLAEYDMAWTLFFITGFVLGFIWHKAADKAPATAESN; encoded by the coding sequence ATGAAAAAATCATCACAGGAATCTTCCCGAGAGTTTATCTCGATCGGGCTCATGCTTTTCGCGCTGTTTTTCGGCGCAGGGAATCTGATTTTCCCGGTATTCTTGGGCCAAAATGCTGGCTGGAATACGCCCTGGGCTACGATCGGCTTCCTGATTACGGGTGTCGGCCTTCCTTTTGCGGCTGTGCTTGCGATTTGTTATTCGGGCGCAGGTCTTAAGGAGCTGGCTTCGCGTGTCCATCCGGTGTACGGTGTGCTGTTCAGCTCTCTTCTGTACCTGACGATCGGACCGTTCTTCGCGATTCCCCGTACGGCTACGGTTTCTTTTGAAATTGCGGCGGCTCCATTCCTGACGGATGCACAGAAAACAATCGGGCTGTATGTCTTCGTTTTCATTTTCTTCCTTCTGTCCTGGTGGCTGGCTGTCACTCCTTCCAAGCTTGTTCCGCGTATCGGCAAGGTCATCACGCCGATGCTGCTTCTTTTCCTCTTCATTCTGATCGGTTCTTCTATCCTCTTCCCGATGGGACCATGGATGGAACCTTCCGCTGCTTATTCGGCTCCGTTGAAGGCTTTCACGAATGCACTGGTTGAAGGCTACAACACGATGGACTGCCTGGCTGGTCTTGTCTTCGGCGTCATTGTCGTGGAATCGATTCGTTTCTTCGGCGTAAAGACGAATGAGGAAGTGGCTCGTTCTGCTATGAAGTCCGGCCTCATTTCCACATTCTTCATGTTCATCATCTATGCATCCCTGGTCGTTCTGGGCGCTGATGCTGTCAGTGTTCTGGGCCATATGGAAACAGGCGCTCCGGTTCTTTCCGGCGCTTCTGCTTACTACTTCGGCACTTCCGGTGCTGTCCTCCTGGGACTCATCGTCATCCTGGCATGCCTCACGACTTCCATCGGCCTGATTGCTTCCTGCGCTGCTTATTTCCATCAGCTCTTCCCGATGCTGCATCGTCAGACCTGGGCTGCTCTCTTTGCAGGCTTCTCTTTCCTGATCGCTCTCTTCGGTCTTTCTGCCATCATCAAGGGCGCTATCCCGGTACTGCTTTTCCTGTACCCGCTGGCTGTTTCCCTGATCATCCTGGCATTGCTCGACAAGCGTTTCGACGGAAGCCAGAAGGTCTATGCACTAGCAACGGCTTTCACCTTCGTTCCGGCTCTCTATGACGGACTCAAGATGCTGAAGCTCACGACCCCTGCCATGGATCAGTTCATGCATTCCCTGCCGCTTGCTGAATACGACATGGCATGGACACTCTTCTTCATCACAGGCTTCGTCCTCGGATTCATCTGGCACAAGGCCGCTGACAAGGCGCCTGCCACAGCAGAATCCAATTAA
- the thiW gene encoding energy coupling factor transporter S component ThiW, producing MDRQDSLRKWIFSALLVAAGVLLSPLFSFPLGVTRAFPLQHMINIFLAVLCGTRFSTSAAFGTALIRNILGTGSLLAFPGSMIGAFLSGYLYSKTQKLWCAVLGEFVGTSIIGGLVSYPIAALLMGSSKGALFYVSLFSISCGAGCVIAFCVLKSASLIQTELLKNR from the coding sequence ATGGATAGACAGGATTCTCTTCGGAAGTGGATTTTCTCGGCGCTTTTGGTGGCGGCGGGGGTGCTGCTTTCTCCGCTTTTTTCTTTCCCTCTGGGTGTGACGAGGGCTTTTCCTTTGCAGCATATGATTAATATTTTCCTCGCGGTTCTTTGCGGGACAAGGTTCAGTACGTCGGCTGCGTTCGGGACGGCTTTGATCCGGAATATTCTTGGCACGGGCAGCCTCCTGGCTTTCCCGGGTTCCATGATCGGTGCTTTCCTTTCTGGTTATCTTTACAGCAAGACGCAGAAGCTCTGGTGCGCTGTGCTTGGTGAATTCGTCGGGACTTCGATTATCGGCGGCCTGGTTTCCTATCCGATTGCCGCTCTTCTCATGGGTTCTTCGAAGGGTGCGCTCTTCTATGTGTCCCTCTTCTCCATTTCCTGCGGCGCCGGCTGCGTCATCGCTTTCTGTGTTTTAAAAAGTGCTAGCTTAATTCAAACAGAATTACTCAAAAACAGATAA
- a CDS encoding alpha/beta hydrolase → MPINIYADEIETPVLLIHGEKAHSRYFSEDVYKKMKGNNKELLIIPGAVHTDLYDHMDVIPFAKIAEFFKTNLK, encoded by the coding sequence ATGCCGATCAATATCTACGCCGATGAAATCGAGACACCCGTCCTCCTCATCCATGGAGAAAAAGCCCATTCCCGCTACTTCAGCGAAGACGTCTACAAGAAGATGAAAGGAAATAACAAAGAACTCCTCATCATCCCGGGCGCCGTCCACACCGACCTCTACGATCATATGGACGTCATCCCATTCGCCAAGATTGCAGAATTCTTCAAGACAAACTTGAAATAA
- a CDS encoding transketolase, with amino-acid sequence MTNEKLMHRAAEVRSYVVKMLAAAGAGHPGGSLSIVEILQVLYGEFMHVDPQKPHWPDRDRLILSKGHAAPALYATLMLQGFFPEAELWQLRQCGAMLQGVPDMNRTPGIDMSTGSLGQGLSAGNGMALGARLDHAAWHTYVLCGDGEIEEGIIWEAAMTSAHFKLDNLTLIIDHNKLQLGGTTEDVMNIMPIDAKFRDFHWHTITINGYDFTQIKSALQEALAHKGQPTVIIAETVKGKGVDFMENNKEWHNKALDAKDAATALKELGGEG; translated from the coding sequence ATGACTAACGAAAAACTGATGCACAGGGCCGCCGAGGTGCGCTCGTACGTCGTCAAGATGCTGGCTGCTGCAGGCGCCGGCCATCCCGGTGGTTCTCTGTCTATCGTCGAAATACTGCAGGTATTATACGGCGAATTCATGCATGTCGATCCCCAAAAGCCCCATTGGCCTGACCGGGACCGGCTCATCCTGTCCAAGGGCCATGCCGCACCGGCCCTCTACGCCACGCTTATGCTGCAGGGCTTTTTCCCGGAAGCAGAGCTTTGGCAATTGCGCCAGTGCGGTGCTATGCTCCAGGGCGTACCGGATATGAACCGCACGCCGGGCATCGACATGTCTACAGGCTCTCTGGGCCAAGGCCTGTCGGCCGGTAACGGCATGGCCCTCGGCGCCCGTCTCGACCATGCCGCTTGGCATACGTATGTCCTCTGCGGCGACGGAGAAATTGAAGAAGGCATTATCTGGGAAGCGGCTATGACCAGTGCCCACTTCAAGCTCGATAACCTGACACTCATCATCGACCATAATAAGCTGCAGCTAGGCGGCACGACGGAAGACGTCATGAACATCATGCCTATCGACGCTAAATTCCGCGATTTCCATTGGCACACGATTACCATTAACGGCTACGACTTTACGCAAATCAAAAGCGCCTTGCAGGAAGCCCTGGCCCACAAAGGCCAGCCGACGGTCATCATTGCCGAAACGGTCAAGGGCAAGGGCGTCGATTTTATGGAAAATAACAAGGAATGGCACAATAAAGCCTTAGATGCCAAGGATGCCGCAACGGCACTGAAGGAACTGGGAGGTGAAGGCTGA
- a CDS encoding BUD32 family EKC/KEOPS complex subunit, with translation MMEGTLMERLRRMADRVISERPSDRVLNFTLDGEKYWIKRKLGNGRNQLVKYSVEKEFYYEIARMTIAGRNNPDLVPEIEVLTPDYMVTKDGGPTVKNWLDSDKSEAEKELILEEAGAALAALHKNGIVHGRPALRDITWNDGVIHFLDWENRMYSQDPATQKALDFILLLQGIYRENYPEARERADALERGYVKNGGEETREEARRFLMKHSIVGSLTRQLAPFKMKDIESVRKIYDHLLT, from the coding sequence ATGATGGAAGGAACTTTAATGGAACGTTTGAGACGGATGGCGGACAGGGTGATCTCGGAAAGACCCTCTGACCGCGTCCTGAATTTTACACTGGACGGGGAGAAGTATTGGATCAAAAGAAAGCTGGGGAACGGAAGAAACCAGCTCGTGAAGTACTCCGTCGAAAAGGAATTTTATTATGAAATCGCCCGCATGACGATTGCCGGGAGAAATAATCCTGACCTCGTTCCGGAGATCGAAGTCCTCACGCCGGATTACATGGTGACAAAGGACGGCGGTCCTACCGTGAAAAACTGGCTCGACTCGGACAAGTCCGAAGCAGAGAAGGAACTCATCCTGGAAGAGGCGGGTGCAGCGCTCGCTGCCCTCCACAAGAACGGCATCGTCCATGGCCGTCCGGCTCTCCGCGACATCACATGGAACGACGGAGTCATCCATTTCCTTGACTGGGAAAACCGCATGTACTCCCAGGACCCGGCTACGCAGAAAGCGCTCGATTTCATCCTTCTTCTTCAGGGAATCTACCGCGAAAACTATCCTGAAGCCCGCGAAAGAGCAGACGCCCTTGAACGGGGCTACGTCAAAAACGGCGGCGAAGAGACGAGAGAGGAAGCGCGCCGTTTCCTGATGAAGCATTCTATCGTCGGATCCCTGACACGCCAGCTTGCGCCCTTCAAGATGAAGGACATCGAATCCGTCAGAAAAATTTATGACCATCTTCTGACCTGA
- a CDS encoding DUF2249 domain-containing protein — protein MSFIDWQDKIKDFKKVDVRGIQGNFFPGLKQQAAKLPVGAGLEVVQNFDPIPLYEVMQELGFEYHTEQTGDAEFHAYFYKTTASSDPGDIPMRPAALTNMPLIDDELGKLSVSFWDLTWNDSKRFLPYEFRLLLSPTNAVGAGRMRQATQELVKAYIHGLPSAALDDVFELLAWNQRIGFFSSEIGPSTLFQAYKTVRNLEKQGKSRAEIGAVLKEKFGEKNPDIKVQ, from the coding sequence ATGAGCTTTATCGATTGGCAGGATAAAATTAAGGATTTTAAAAAAGTAGACGTACGGGGCATTCAGGGAAACTTCTTTCCCGGACTGAAACAGCAGGCAGCCAAGCTGCCCGTTGGCGCCGGCCTGGAAGTGGTCCAAAACTTTGACCCCATTCCCTTGTACGAAGTTATGCAGGAATTAGGCTTTGAATATCATACGGAACAGACCGGTGATGCTGAATTTCATGCGTACTTCTATAAGACGACGGCTAGCAGTGATCCCGGTGACATTCCCATGCGCCCGGCCGCACTGACCAACATGCCCCTCATCGATGATGAACTGGGCAAGCTGTCCGTCTCCTTCTGGGATCTCACCTGGAATGATTCGAAACGCTTTTTGCCCTATGAATTCCGTCTCCTCTTGTCCCCGACCAATGCCGTCGGTGCCGGCCGCATGCGTCAGGCTACGCAAGAATTGGTCAAAGCCTATATCCACGGCTTGCCGTCAGCTGCCCTGGACGACGTCTTTGAACTCTTGGCGTGGAACCAGAGGATCGGCTTCTTCAGTTCTGAAATCGGTCCGTCCACCCTGTTCCAGGCTTATAAGACCGTAAGAAACCTGGAAAAACAGGGGAAGAGCCGGGCAGAAATCGGCGCTGTCCTGAAGGAAAAATTCGGCGAAAAGAATCCCGACATAAAAGTGCAGTAA
- the brnQ gene encoding branched-chain amino acid transport system II carrier protein, with product MEKSKNSFIAIGLMLFALFFGAGNLIFPVFMGQNSGVETIPATIGFLLTGVGLPILGIAAIGYSGDDLQKLASRICTPYAIFFTVALYLTIGPAFAIPRTATTSFEIAFAPLFSEESRQMALYGFAFVFFAVSWWLSVTPSKLVDRIGKVITPVLLAFLALLFIFATIAPIGPWQAASKDYIDPMKALSQGFLDGYGTMDALAAFVFGIIVVNSVRQYGATTNEEIAFMTLRSGLIAGLCLGIIYVFLCFIGASSVSELGHLENGAEVLVGVALHYFGSYGSLIMGVIVLLACLTTSVGLITACAEYFGRLIPVLSYKIWVTVFAFTSFCVALFGLTTIIHAAIPVLMFLYPLTISLMILTFTDKLFHGHRAVYACATLFTLIPSLYDGIHTAGLQITTLDNVMSNLPFAHYGLAWVTFCAAGYIVGLIIAHMSPSKEKTA from the coding sequence ATGGAGAAATCTAAGAATTCCTTCATCGCCATCGGGCTGATGCTGTTCGCGCTGTTCTTCGGCGCCGGCAACCTGATCTTCCCGGTATTCATGGGGCAGAATTCAGGTGTGGAAACGATTCCCGCTACGATCGGCTTTCTGCTCACAGGCGTGGGTCTTCCGATCCTTGGCATTGCAGCCATCGGTTACTCCGGGGACGACCTGCAGAAGCTGGCTTCCCGTATCTGCACACCGTACGCCATTTTCTTCACCGTCGCCCTGTACCTGACCATCGGGCCGGCCTTCGCTATCCCCCGTACGGCTACGACATCTTTTGAAATCGCCTTCGCTCCGCTCTTCTCGGAAGAAAGCCGTCAGATGGCTCTCTATGGCTTCGCTTTCGTCTTCTTCGCCGTTTCTTGGTGGCTCTCCGTCACCCCGTCGAAACTGGTCGACCGTATCGGCAAAGTCATCACTCCGGTTCTTCTGGCATTCCTTGCCCTGCTCTTCATCTTTGCAACGATCGCTCCGATCGGACCCTGGCAGGCTGCTTCGAAGGACTACATCGATCCGATGAAAGCTCTTTCCCAGGGATTCCTTGACGGCTACGGCACTATGGATGCCCTCGCCGCTTTCGTATTCGGCATCATCGTCGTCAATTCCGTCCGCCAGTACGGCGCCACGACAAATGAAGAAATCGCATTCATGACCCTGCGTTCCGGTCTCATCGCAGGCCTCTGCCTCGGCATTATTTACGTATTCCTCTGCTTCATCGGCGCCTCCTCTGTCTCTGAACTGGGACATCTGGAAAACGGCGCTGAAGTCCTCGTAGGCGTTGCACTTCACTACTTCGGTTCTTACGGCAGTCTCATCATGGGCGTCATCGTCCTCCTCGCCTGCCTAACCACAAGCGTCGGCCTCATCACCGCATGCGCTGAATACTTCGGCCGCCTGATTCCGGTCCTCTCTTACAAAATCTGGGTGACCGTCTTCGCATTCACTTCCTTCTGCGTTGCACTCTTCGGCCTGACCACCATCATCCATGCCGCTATTCCGGTCCTGATGTTCCTCTATCCGCTGACGATCTCCCTCATGATCCTCACCTTCACGGATAAACTTTTCCACGGCCACAGAGCTGTCTATGCCTGCGCTACCCTCTTCACTCTGATCCCGTCCCTCTACGACGGCATCCACACCGCAGGCCTCCAGATCACCACCCTCGACAACGTCATGTCGAACCTTCCGTTCGCACACTACGGCCTCGCATGGGTTACCTTCTGCGCCGCCGGCTACATCGTAGGCCTCATCATCGCCCACATGTCGCCGTCTAAAGAAAAGACTGCATAA
- a CDS encoding potassium channel family protein encodes MKSILIIGLGRFGSHICMILHDMGHEILVVDTSEERVQKMLPYATNGLVADSTDKSFLESLGIPNFDICLVTIGDDFQSSMETAALLKDLGAKLVVSRASRGIHEKLLRRCGADVTVYPEKQTAFLTALRYGSDSLFEYFIISKDYAVCEVAIPQAWIGKTVGDLNIRKNYHINILALKKGEELTAEITPQTVFTEDHTILILGKKETLEQFY; translated from the coding sequence GTGAAATCTATTTTAATCATCGGCTTAGGCCGTTTTGGCAGCCATATTTGCATGATTCTCCATGACATGGGTCATGAAATCCTCGTCGTCGACACGTCAGAAGAACGGGTACAGAAAATGCTGCCCTATGCGACGAACGGCCTCGTTGCGGACAGTACGGACAAAAGCTTCCTCGAATCTCTGGGGATTCCTAATTTTGATATTTGCCTGGTGACCATCGGTGATGATTTCCAGAGCTCTATGGAAACGGCGGCACTCCTCAAGGACTTGGGCGCTAAGCTCGTCGTATCCCGTGCCTCCCGGGGGATTCATGAAAAACTCTTGCGCCGCTGCGGTGCTGACGTCACGGTCTACCCGGAAAAGCAGACGGCCTTTCTGACAGCCCTGCGCTACGGCTCGGATTCCCTCTTTGAATACTTCATCATCAGCAAGGATTACGCCGTTTGTGAAGTGGCTATTCCCCAGGCCTGGATCGGCAAGACCGTTGGTGATCTGAATATCCGCAAAAACTACCATATCAATATCCTGGCCCTCAAGAAAGGCGAAGAGCTTACGGCTGAAATCACGCCGCAGACGGTCTTTACGGAAGATCACACGATTCTCATCTTGGGTAAAAAGGAAACACTCGAACAATTCTATTGA
- a CDS encoding S-layer homology domain-containing protein, with amino-acid sequence MKHRLLKAAAAVVFTCAAFHVQAANPFTDVDTNSWAYQAVSKLSAENVVEGYPDGTFRGEKNISRYEVAQIIAHLVARKDSLTADQQATVDKLAQSYRDDLANLGVRVTELEKKTGHTELITELRIQDVDRYGNIFKGHTEKDNELSTRVRLNTITTVNDRSTVYGQLETFLGFSGNDVYSVNKYSYNSDGSRYQNNGYGEGEVHLNRLWTTYQFGPKQDTTGLPFGPSKNLIGIGQFPVKMGVTGYTYDGEFKGAFLTLGDYREGGHFTLAYGRSTNINVDYTAPMMHGFGITNDEVTDLANKMATLTAYNQAVAAGPNSQQTAAVISQAQQKVAAITSQLYSNDAQTRATAAATIKGMIAASGSDLASMANDLVATADGNIALTLYPMGDKVQMAWGEDEDIPIAYASYIYKKPQQYEFHVYGMRAVGPVSHIVAAYGLAGQYYVTPMWNVHAEYVKNMRKLPLNNERPYSFNYGVAYGTADVLKAKSYSIGLDYIYSQAGTYFGGSTNDIADQYMGHVYKDWRGRSNVPAYFADKMDAVLDGTDNPNRNYGGAKFFLAKAAYVPMKGLIIEANYGFNAQDMGGKKMDNMFLLKATAYIK; translated from the coding sequence ATGAAGCACCGTCTACTGAAAGCCGCGGCCGCCGTCGTATTTACGTGCGCCGCGTTCCATGTACAGGCAGCCAATCCGTTCACGGACGTCGATACGAACTCCTGGGCTTACCAGGCAGTTTCCAAGCTGTCCGCTGAAAACGTCGTCGAAGGATATCCGGACGGCACGTTCCGCGGGGAAAAGAATATTTCCCGTTATGAAGTTGCACAGATCATTGCGCACCTTGTCGCAAGAAAGGACAGCCTGACTGCTGATCAGCAGGCTACCGTCGACAAGCTCGCTCAATCTTATAGAGACGACCTCGCCAATCTTGGCGTCCGCGTCACTGAACTTGAAAAGAAGACCGGTCACACAGAACTCATCACTGAACTCCGTATTCAGGATGTCGACCGCTATGGCAATATCTTCAAAGGTCACACGGAAAAGGACAATGAGCTCAGCACCCGCGTCCGCCTGAATACGATCACCACCGTCAATGACAGAAGCACCGTTTACGGACAGCTCGAAACCTTCCTCGGTTTCTCTGGAAATGATGTGTACAGTGTCAACAAGTACAGCTATAACTCTGATGGCTCCCGCTATCAGAATAATGGCTACGGCGAAGGTGAAGTCCATCTGAACCGCTTATGGACGACCTACCAGTTCGGACCGAAGCAGGATACGACAGGGCTTCCATTCGGACCGTCCAAGAACCTCATCGGTATCGGCCAATTCCCCGTCAAGATGGGCGTCACTGGCTACACCTATGATGGCGAATTCAAGGGTGCATTCCTTACCCTTGGCGATTACAGAGAAGGCGGCCACTTCACGCTCGCATACGGCCGCTCAACAAACATCAACGTCGACTACACGGCGCCAATGATGCATGGATTTGGAATAACGAATGATGAAGTTACCGATCTCGCTAACAAAATGGCAACTCTAACCGCCTACAATCAGGCCGTTGCTGCTGGCCCTAACAGTCAGCAGACCGCAGCAGTCATTTCACAAGCTCAACAAAAGGTTGCAGCCATAACTTCTCAACTTTACAGCAACGACGCTCAGACAAGAGCAACCGCAGCTGCAACGATAAAAGGCATGATTGCAGCCAGCGGCTCTGATCTGGCATCCATGGCCAATGACCTCGTAGCTACCGCTGACGGCAATATCGCTCTCACTCTTTACCCGATGGGCGATAAGGTCCAGATGGCATGGGGCGAAGATGAAGATATACCGATTGCTTACGCATCCTACATCTACAAGAAACCGCAGCAGTATGAATTCCATGTCTACGGCATGAGAGCCGTCGGACCAGTCAGCCACATCGTCGCTGCTTACGGCCTTGCAGGACAGTACTACGTCACCCCGATGTGGAACGTCCACGCTGAATACGTCAAGAACATGAGAAAGCTTCCGCTGAACAACGAGCGCCCGTACTCCTTCAACTACGGCGTCGCTTACGGCACAGCTGATGTACTGAAAGCCAAGTCCTACTCCATCGGCCTTGACTACATCTACAGCCAGGCAGGCACCTACTTCGGCGGATCTACCAATGACATCGCCGACCAGTACATGGGCCATGTCTACAAAGACTGGAGAGGCAGAAGCAACGTCCCGGCTTACTTCGCCGACAAGATGGACGCAGTTCTCGATGGCACCGACAACCCGAACAGAAACTACGGCGGCGCGAAATTCTTCCTCGCCAAAGCAGCCTACGTTCCAATGAAAGGCCTCATCATCGAAGCCAACTACGGCTTCAACGCCCAGGACATGGGCGGCAAGAAGATGGACAACATGTTCCTCCTCAAAGCCACCGCCTATATTAAATAA
- a CDS encoding TrkH family potassium uptake protein — translation MDVLKYGRSLSPAQIIVYSFALFILAGTALLMLPAATVDGAGATFTDALFTIVSAVCVTGLSVQDTGTYWTFFGQAVILFAIQVGGLGVVTAAISLTVFSGRKIGLMQRNTMQEALAAPQLKGIVQLVLFILKYVAIIELVGTLLLYTVFAPQYGWVTGWWYAMFHAISAFCNAGFDIMGPAGGGSLTTYEFNPVVNTVIMLLIIIGGLGFMTWADVRTHGFHIRAYRLQSKIILIMTAVLIIVPTLIFYATEFGQNHDTMYLFPAMFQAVTTRTAGFNSVDLMTLSESNRAILILLMLVGGAPGSTAGGIKTTTAFALLASVWAMMRRSSDISCFGRRISEDTLHKATVLFMMYLLLIIFSTIFISALDDFSILDSCFETVSAIATVGLSIGITDQLSTLSKYILIFLMFFGRVGALTFVFAVHSKFDGTRSHYVKEDVVIG, via the coding sequence ATGGATGTACTGAAATACGGGCGGTCCCTGTCGCCGGCGCAGATCATCGTGTACAGCTTTGCGCTCTTTATCCTGGCCGGGACGGCCCTGCTTATGCTGCCTGCAGCCACTGTCGATGGCGCCGGTGCGACCTTTACGGATGCCCTCTTTACGATCGTTTCCGCCGTCTGCGTAACGGGCCTTTCCGTACAGGATACGGGGACCTACTGGACCTTCTTCGGCCAGGCGGTCATTCTTTTTGCCATTCAGGTCGGCGGCCTGGGCGTCGTCACGGCGGCCATTTCCCTGACCGTCTTTTCAGGCCGTAAGATCGGCCTCATGCAGCGCAATACCATGCAGGAAGCACTGGCGGCGCCACAGCTCAAGGGCATCGTCCAGCTGGTGCTCTTCATCCTGAAGTATGTCGCCATCATTGAGCTCGTAGGCACACTGCTTTTGTATACGGTCTTTGCGCCGCAATACGGCTGGGTCACCGGCTGGTGGTATGCTATGTTCCACGCCATTTCGGCCTTTTGTAATGCCGGCTTTGATATTATGGGACCGGCTGGCGGCGGCTCCCTTACGACGTATGAATTCAACCCTGTCGTCAACACGGTCATCATGCTGCTCATCATCATCGGCGGCCTGGGCTTTATGACCTGGGCCGATGTGCGTACCCACGGCTTCCACATCCGGGCGTACCGCCTGCAGTCCAAGATCATCCTGATCATGACGGCTGTGCTCATCATCGTGCCGACGCTCATCTTTTACGCTACGGAATTTGGCCAGAACCACGATACGATGTACCTCTTCCCGGCCATGTTCCAGGCCGTGACGACGCGTACAGCCGGCTTTAACAGCGTCGATCTCATGACCCTTTCCGAATCCAACCGGGCTATCCTGATCCTGCTCATGCTCGTCGGCGGGGCGCCGGGCTCGACGGCCGGCGGCATTAAGACGACGACGGCCTTTGCCCTCTTGGCATCGGTGTGGGCCATGATGCGGCGCAGCTCCGATATTTCCTGCTTTGGCCGGCGTATTTCCGAGGATACACTGCACAAGGCAACGGTGCTCTTCATGATGTATCTCCTCTTGATCATCTTCAGCACCATCTTCATTTCCGCCTTGGATGATTTTTCCATCCTCGATTCGTGTTTTGAAACGGTTTCGGCTATTGCGACAGTAGGCCTTTCTATCGGCATTACAGATCAGCTGAGCACGCTCTCTAAGTATATTCTGATCTTCCTTATGTTCTTTGGCCGTGTCGGTGCCTTGACCTTTGTCTTTGCCGTTCACTCCAAGTTTGACGGCACGCGCAGCCATTACGTCAAGGAAGACGTCGTTATCGGTTAA
- a CDS encoding oxygen-binding di-iron domain-containing protein encodes MRKHVKGNVSWIGYVDWELESFHGDDYSIYNGSSQNAYLIEEEKTVLVDTIWVPHRFDFIENLKKEIDLHKIDYIIANHGECDHSGALTTLMEEIPDTPIYCTANAVRSIEGQYGKRGWNFHVVKTGDSLDIGNGKKLIFVEMRMLHWPDSMATYMTGDNILFSMDAFGQHYAVEELFNDKADQCLLNREAMKYFANILNPFAPILTKKLEEIGKLNLPIGMIAPSHGAIWRTDPLQIVENTPSGLMPTRKTRLPLPTIPCGTAQNPLPTRSLRKSMPRARIQSSRSSISPSPIRMKS; translated from the coding sequence ATGAGAAAACATGTAAAAGGTAATGTCAGCTGGATTGGCTATGTCGATTGGGAACTGGAAAGCTTCCACGGCGATGATTATTCGATTTACAACGGCTCCAGCCAGAACGCCTATCTGATTGAAGAAGAAAAGACGGTCCTCGTCGATACGATCTGGGTTCCCCATCGTTTCGACTTTATCGAAAACCTGAAAAAGGAAATCGATCTGCACAAGATCGACTACATCATTGCCAACCACGGCGAATGCGACCATTCCGGCGCCTTGACGACGCTCATGGAAGAAATTCCTGATACGCCTATTTATTGCACGGCCAACGCTGTCCGCAGCATTGAAGGCCAGTACGGCAAACGGGGCTGGAATTTCCACGTCGTCAAAACCGGCGACAGCCTCGACATCGGCAATGGCAAAAAGCTTATTTTCGTAGAAATGCGTATGCTCCATTGGCCTGATTCCATGGCAACGTACATGACCGGCGACAACATCCTCTTCTCTATGGATGCCTTCGGCCAGCACTATGCCGTAGAAGAACTGTTCAACGACAAAGCCGACCAGTGTCTCCTGAACCGCGAAGCCATGAAATACTTCGCCAACATCCTCAACCCCTTTGCCCCCATTTTGACAAAGAAACTCGAAGAAATCGGCAAACTCAACCTGCCCATCGGAATGATCGCTCCGTCCCACGGTGCTATTTGGCGCACCGATCCCTTGCAGATCGTCGAAAATACGCCCAGTGGGCTGATGCCTACCAGGAAAACCAGGTTACCATTGCCTACGATACCATGTGGAACGGCACAGAATCCATTGCCCACAAGATCGCTTCGGAAATCCATGCCCAGAGCCCGGATACAGTCGTCAAGGTCTTCAATATCGCCAAGTCCGATAAGAATGAAGTCATGA